The stretch of DNA TCTTATCCCTGGACCTCTTGATCGCTTAGAGATCATTGATCGAAGTTTTGGTGAAAAAACAAATGGTGACAGTGCAGATTCTCAAAGTAATCAGGATGCTAAGGAAGTTCCACCAACAAcggaaaagacaaaaattgaaTCTACAGAGAAGAAAAGGAGCAAAAGATCCTCCAGTGATGGCCTATTCAgcagaaaaaagatttatataaTGCTTGAGAGTAAATTACGAAGGTGAGCTGctactaaatttaatcaagaattgaaatctaatttaaaaataaattctccaacAGTCATGGGCATAGAGGAAGAGCTTGTCTTCTTAGGGCAATCTGCGAAGAAGCCCAGGAACCAATTAATGATCACAATGGACTTATTGGGGACATTATTCACATTATCCTCACGTAAGGATTTTTTAAGCGAATTACATTTGGTCCcaaattaacaaataatttgCCTTTCAGACCCTCAACATCTGTCCGGGAAGATATTCATCCGGAATACTACAGAGCTGAGGAATTCGGGCACAAAGGGGATTGTTCGAGGTATAAAAAATACTGTCCGCAGTGCATTTTAGATTATATtagtaagattttttaaaatacaattatCTTTTTGCAAGAAAGCTGTTTTGCATGTAAAGGCGGGTTCAGGTGTGGGGTCAAGTTCAGAGGGCAAATAACtataaattaatgcaaaaattttttttatttcaaatatttaaccaataattagaacaatttattttttcgaatAGAATCAGTTTTATTTTCGCCAAACAGTCCATATTATTAAAATCTACATATTCTTCAGCTAGTTAATTGCCCCTTGAATTTATCTTCTTGTGCAAGGGATTTCGA from Lutzomyia longipalpis isolate SR_M1_2022 chromosome 1, ASM2433408v1 encodes:
- the LOC129786890 gene encoding uncharacterized protein LOC129786890; its protein translation is MKNIPLFLTILISLLDLRVNGNKSDGEKHEREKRFLAFPINSATGVLVALAIPLIIPHRNVFVSYNFEANYNMPTMASDLIPGPLDRLEIIDRSFGEKTNGDSADSQSNQDAKEVPPTTEKTKIESTEKKRSKRSSSDGLFSRKKIYIMLESKLRSSNSHGHRGRACLLRAICEEAQEPINDHNGLIGDIIHIILTPSTSVREDIHPEYYRAEEFGHKGDCSRKLFCM